In one window of Fulvia fulva chromosome 5, complete sequence DNA:
- a CDS encoding Heptaketide hydrolyase ayg1, translating to MTDPRTGSRWILGDKFEQLYPHLGSIENLWFKKWKFPCERSLYPFHDGKFDDFNPIFETLIKKGIHDGYTDEYTAEFLPTCEALVKQADEAASSGKKQEAISLYLRACAVYRIARFPYINSKLKTDAYTAQKDAYMKGAKLWEVPIEDIAIPHTAGTDKDEGKTVPLYIRNPPNASREKPAPATILMCGLDGHRPDNTVRSDEFLSRGWASIIVDIPGTADCPADRRDPTSPDRLWTSILDWMKEEGVYDMKKIICWGLSAGGHNAIRAAHTHSTRLLGAVGQGAGTHHFFSRAWLEKAKDHEYPWTLLPALREKFGYKTDDELLENAQKDFSLVELGVVEKPATRLLLINGTHDGLMPIEDSMLMMEYGTPKEARFFTGLLHMGYPPANGSVYPWMEQVMATVA from the exons ATGACAGACCCGCGTACAGGCAGCCGATGGATTCTCGGCGACAAGTTCGAGCAGCTATATCCTCATCTGGGCTCGATCGAGAACCTCTGGTTCAAGAAGTGGAAGTTCCCGTGTGAGC GATCTCTCTATCCCTTCCACGACGGCAAATTCGACGACTTCAATCCTATCTTTGAGACCTTGATCAAGAAGGGCATTCACGATGGCTACACCGACGAATACACCGCCGAGTTCCTTCCTACATGCGAGGCATTGGTCAAGCAAGCAGATGAAGCAGCATCATCTGGCAAGAAGCAGGAAGCAATTAGCCTTTACCTCCGGGCGTGTGCCGTCTACAGAATCGCCCGCTTCCCGTACATCAATAGCAAGCTGAAGACAGATGCATACACAGCCCAGAAAGATGCGTATATGAAAGGTGCAAAGCTTTGGGAGGTACCGATCGAAGATATTGCAATCCCACACACAGCAGGCACGGACAAAGATGAGGGCAAGACAGTACCACTGTACATCCGCAACCCACCCAACGCAAGCAGGGAAAAGCCAGCACCAGCCACTATCCTAATGTGCGGTCTCGACGGCCACCGCCCCGACAACACAGTTCGCTCTGacgagttcctctcccgtGGGTGGGCCAGCATAATCGTCGACATTCCAGGCACAGCAGACTGCCCAGCCGATCGCCGCGACCCTACCTCACCCGATCGTCTCTGGACCAGCATCCTCGACTGGATGAAGGAAGAAGGTGTCTACGACATGAAGAAGATCATCTGCTGGGGCCTCTCCGCCGGCGGTCACAACGCCATCCGTGCTGCACACACCCACTCCACCCGCCTGCTTGGCGCAGTAGGGCAAGGAGCAGGGACCCACCACTTCTTCTCGAGAGCGTGGCTGGAGAAGGCGAAGGACCATGAGTACCCGTGGACGCTGCTTCCAGCTTTACGCGAGAAGTTCGGGTACAAGACTGATGATGAGCTCCTGGAGAATGCGCAGAAGGACTTCAGTCTGGTCGAGCTGGGGGTTGTGGAGAAGCCAGCTACACGATTGCTATTGATTAATGGCACGCACGATGGTCTTATGCCGATAGAAGATAGCATGCTCATGATGGAGTATGGGACGCCGAAGGAGGCGAGGTTCTTTACGGGGTTGTTGCATATGGGCTATCCACCCGCGAATGGGAGTGTGTATCCTTGGATGGAGCAGGTTATGGCTACTGTAGCATGA
- a CDS encoding Anucleate primary sterigmata protein A, with translation MAAANMPPGAVPSNGMVDPFTSSPSSHANPAPLRYAAFDNEQLSLAATNSPSSARRALEAHLKNTDRRIHEASRLGTTLIQQRKDLAAKLKEVEEMQTESQVPDELRQKLSELEREYNEVGRESARAFLPKSRVVSEATDSTAGSGIISGSGRDSPTKAQAPSMSRRQRNQPANRVHDIEFATEISTSLIAQVRQLQAALAEKDDELKDTTAAKALLEAEAAHLVQRLRHMDENEQKYKDENWNLETKLQDMEATLKESMDKESRLVQILRSTQTEKASKERELDDLKVTHEKLSEDHAMVKKVQEADLHGLKRDAAVHETEKGRLERRIAELVAQNTELAKAVSYRMGHPVQQSDTDFVSAEEGIQSDSQSPFDSAPPSPIKGTPARHGMLEQETLKSSLNHAHRMIQNLKNTIHREKTEKIELKRMLQDARDEIETRRESTGIVGANMAKKRRSEPEGIKFKRPSTNRLGATRTSTTEILEDEPDWEDHEIEQTPSKPRSAGVAAGTSATGAAGMAAYDHAYGRSEDDSTDAFDTAHERDTTTESEAFATGKEDFGDDTTDGDLTETEGNGNHTLRSVGSFTSRPKAEHRQSYMSTASMSGDDDDDQIVRTPVHNAQQPKYKLRLSRGVRRSGRVSDMIADSPNAASNNSPTSSNGTPQRAQQTLGDELDALDEDSMEGTPSSSFVMDDEGTPNTQRELSVDPGTPSKAEAETAAVVAEREMSQEPGIVSSAIIPRKPDMIDSGMMTEPWEPERIIEERIAEKEIRVEVPVHDQSLQDHAGDLIGGALAGIGVSRFVGGQHDGSREVDGSSQASGDSSNHDLARVQTAETEIARPASQSRSPGGSEGLPSDKDHTRLQFSTITDPRDDEIETYKAQIAHVTKLHEDQTERQRLEAQQAQAAREAEIERVKSEMKQVQESRDSEVQKVKSELQQLQGARVAEVEKASAEIKQLKDTRTAEIEMYKQELMQVNQSREQEQQGHSAEIEALKRHGAESSQAIAQLKLDHNRQLQHFKGLVSEISEKLTVAEQEREELQHDHAVVTSQLHDLSKQHAHLRSQHAQMESEREQLKQEHYNSNTQFEHLKRQFMEMQSRHAQAEETIRVLTPDPASLAFSDLIAQDVKPVEIDFPEHDTPFVPRRSSKRPENVPGSSTEQQEPKTLLTHNYHDHPLVATDEEDENEPNESPVDTADFPRPPLAEISTNAPPSRPPPGPPMTDEGSQTLVSGKDIDSILRNKTAIVPGKDAAISGAATAAALSSLPPVPTSPSRDRSTEARPSIYESPTLKQPRRPSSSGSMRARAAGAPPLPADHTRKIAEAQRAPGTPTGQPAFGTMGPPAMPASAYKRPSTRDRTMNERVGSRDSTTPRPVQTRTSRSQMASDRVSHRTSVSSFASELDERFNISRGHGVYPDDITPPTDPRMIQAITQTMIGEYLWKYTRKAGRSETSNTRHRRFFWVHPYTRTLYWSEQDPSTAGKNMLKAKSVAIDSVRVITDDNAYPPGLHRKSLVVVTPGREIVFTAPTAQRHETWFNALSYLLLRTDKEKGEAQDTFDESDLDEFRPGLGRSVSRSISKMTGQQRSSSRQSRDRASLSSYNSRTTRNTSPRRHDANRTLTNRHGTVTQQAKTLQPPTFNNGLTSTVSNNSRQSSGSVGGRFTSLTSRFRPSSSGRSGSALSHRRDNFDPASIYDASVAADSAEDLRAVIEQQDKQADRLEDVRACCDGRHNVGSLSRANGRHSHGHHSHSHR, from the exons ATGGCCGCCGCGAACATGCCGCCAGGCGCGGTCCCTTCCAACGGCATGGTCGACCCATTCACATCCTCCCCCTCGTCCCACGCGAATCCAGCGCCATTGCGGTATGCCGCTTTCGACAACGAGCAATTATCCCTGGCTGCAACAAACTCGCCTTCGTCAGCGAGGAGAGCGCTCGAAGCGCACTTGAAGAACACCGATCGCCGCATACACGAAGCCTCTAGACTAGGCACCACTCTGATTCAACAGCGAAAGGACTTGGCCGCGAAACTCAAGGAGGTCGAGGAGATGCAGACAGAAAGTCAGGTGCCTGACGAGCTTCGTCAGAAGCTCTCTGAGCTGGAGCGCGAGTACAATGAGGTCGGGAGAGAGTCCGCTCGTGCCTTTTTGCCCAAATCGCGGGTTGTCAGTGAGGCAACTGACTCAACTGCGGGCTCGGGTATCATCTCTGGTAGTGGCAGAGACTCACCCACAAAAGCGCAGGCGCCCTCAATGTCTAGACGACAACGCAACCAGCCGGCGAATAGAGTGCACGATATCGAGTTCGCAACGGAAATTAGTACTTCCTTGATAGCCCAGGTTCGGCAACTGCAGGCAGCTCTGGCCGAAAAAGACGATGAGCTGAAAGACACCACTGCAGCGAAAGCGCTGCTGGAGGCCGAAGCAGCTCATCTTGTGCAGAGATTGCGTCACATGGACGAGAATGAGCAAAAGTACAAGGACGAGAATTGGAACCTGGAGACCAAACTGCAAGATATGGAGGCGACTCTGAAGGAGAGCATGGACAAGGAGAGTCGGCTGGTGCAGATATTGAGATCCACACAAACTGAGAAGGCGTCCAAGGAGCGGGAACTGGACGACCTGAAGGTTACGCACGAGAAGCTGAGCGAAGATCATGCCATGGTGAAGAAAGTGCAGGAAGCTGATCTTCACGGTCTCAAGCGAGATGCAGCTGTGCATGAGACAGAGAAGGGCAGGCTTGAGAGGAGGATAGCGGAATTGGTCGCGCAAAACACTGAGCTTGCAAAGGCTGTGTCTTATCGCATGGGCCATCCCGTTCAGCAGTCAGACACAGACTTCGTCTCTGCAGAGGAAGGCATTCAGTCCGACTCGCAAAGCCCCTTCGACAGCGCACCGCCATCTCCCATCAAGGGCACTCCAGCCCGTCACGGCATGCTCGAGCAGGAGACCCTAAAGTCGAGCTTGAACCACGCTCATCGTATGATTCAGAATCTCAAGAACACGATCCATCGAGAGAAGACCGAGAAAATCGAGCTCAAGCGCATGCTGCAAGACGCCCGGGACGAGATAGAGACTCGACGAGAGAGCACTGGTATCGTTGGTGCAAATATGGCCAAGAAGCGTCGAAGCGAGCCAGAAGGTATTAAGTTCAAGAGACCCTCCACGAACAGGCTCGGTGCCACGCGAACCAGCACGACGGAGATTCTCGAAGATGAGCCGGACTGGGAGGACCACGAGATCGAACAGACACCAAGCAAGCCAAGATCTGCCGGTGTAGCAGCTGGCACATCCGCGACGGGAGCTGCTGGCATGGCTGCCTACGACCATGCATATGGCAGGTCTGAAGACGATAGTACTGATGCATTCGACACGGCCCACGAGCGCGATACCACGACTGAAAGCGAGGCTTTTGCGACAGGTAAAGAGGACTTCGGCGACGACACTACTGATGGTGATCTCACTGAGACCGAAGGTAATGGAAACCACACTCTGCGTTCGGTCGGCAGCTTCACGAGTAGGCCAAAGGCGGAACACAGACAGTCGTACATGTCCACTGCTTCAATGtctggcgacgacgacgatgACCAGATTGTTCGTACTCCTGTGCACAATGCGCAGCAGCCTAAGTATAAGCTACGCCTGAGCCGCGGAGTCAGGAGGTCTGGCCGTGTCAGTGACATGATCGCGGACTCTCCAAACGCTGCAAGCAACAACAGCCCTACTTCGAGCAATGGTACACCGCAACGCGCGCAGCAGACACTCGGTGACGAGCTTGACGCTCTCGACGAAGACAGTATGGAAGGCACGCCATCCTCCAGCTTTGTCATGGACGACGAAGGCACGCCAAACACCCAGCGAGAGCTGAGCGTAGATCCCGGTACTCCTTCGAAGGCTGAAGCTGAAACCGCTGCGGTCGTGGCAGAGAGAGAAATGTCTCAAGAACCAGGCATTGTAAGCAGTGCAATCATCCCTCGCAAGCCGGATATGATCGATTCTGGGATGATGACCGAACCCTGGGAACCAGAGCGTATCATCGAAGAACGCATTGCCGAGAAGGAGATTCGGGTGGAAGTCCCCGTCCATGACCAGTCCTTACAGGACCATGCCGGTGACCTTATAGGCGGGGCACTTGCTGGCATTGGCGTCAGCAGATTTGTCGGCGGACAGCATGATGGTTCTCGTGAGGTGGACGGCTCGTCACAAGCTTCAGGCGATTCTTCCAACCACGACCTCGCGCGTGTACAGACGGCCGAAACGGAAATTGCGCGCCCAGCGTCCCAATCTAGAAGCCCTGGCGGTAGCGAAGGTCTACCATCGGACAAAGACCACACTCGGCTGCAGTTCTCTACCATCACAGATCCGCGCGACGACGAAATCGAGACGTACAAGGCACAGATTGCACATGTCACCAAGTTGCACGAGGACCAGACCGAGCGACAAAGGTTAGAAGCTCAGCAAGCACAAGCTGCCCGAGAAGCGGAGATCGAGAGAGTCAAGTCTGAGATGAAGCAAGTACAGGAATCTCGTGATTCTGAGGTGCAGAAGGTAAAGTCGGAGTTGCAGCAACTGCAAGGAGCCCGAGTAGCTGAAGTCGAGAAGGCCAGCGCCGAGATCAAGCAGCTCAAGGATACTCGCACTGCCGAGATCGAGATGTACAAGCAGGAACTGATGCAGGTCAACCAATCTCGGGAGCAAGAGCAGCAGGGTCACAGCGCCGAGATCGAGGCCCTCAAGCGACACGGTGCTGAGTCGAGCCAAGCCATTGCTCAGCTCAAGCTTGACCACAACAGACAGCTTCAGCACTTTAAGGGCTTGGTGAGCGAGATATCAGAGAAGCTTACGGTGGCAGAGCAGGAGAGGGAAGAACTACAGCATGACCATGCTGTGGTCACTTCTCAACTCCATGATCTTTCAAAGCAACATGCGCATCTGCGGAGCCAGCACGCGCAGATGGAGTCCGAGCGGGAGCAGTTGAAACAGGAACACTACAACTCGAATACCCAGTTCGAGCATCTAAAGAGGCAATTCATGGAGATGCAGAGCAGGCACGCTCAAGCAGAAGAAACGATCAGGGTGTTGACACCAGATCCGGCCAGTCTTGCGTTCTCTGACTTGATCGCCCAAGATGTGAAGCCTGTGGAAATAGACTTCCCCGAGCACGACACACCGTTCGTGCCTCGTCGGAGCTCAAAGCGCCCAGAAAACGTGCCTGGCAGTTCAACAGAACAGCAGGAGCCGAAAACTCTGCTCACCCATAATTATCACGACCATCCTCTGGTTGCTACCGATGAAGAGGACGAGAATGAACCTAACGAGTCTCCTGTGGATACTGCTGACTTCCCAAGACCACCGCTGGCTGAGATATCGACCAATGCCCCGCCAAGCAGGCCCCCTCCTGGTCCCCCCATGACTGATGAAGGGTCGCAAACCCTGGTTTCAGGGAAGGATATTGATAGCATTCTTCGCAACAAGACTGCGATTGTTCCAGGCAAGGATGCCGCAATAAGTGGTGCTGCAACGGCTGCTGCATTGAGCTCGTTGCCGCCAGTACCCACATCGCCATCGAGAGACCGTTCGACAGAAGCGCGACCTTCGATATACGAATCACCGACACTCAAACAGCCTCGCCGTCCATCAAGCTCAGGTAGTATGCGGGCAAGGGCCGCGGGCGCGCCACCATTGCCTGCTGACCACACAAGAAAGATTGCTGAAGCACAACGAGCGCCGGGCACGCCGACAGGACAACCTGCGTTTGGGACGATGGGTCCTCCAGCCATGCCTGCCTCTGCATACAAACGACCATCTACAAGAGATCGAACCATGAATGAGCGCGTGGGCTCACGTGACAGTACCACTCCGCGTCCCGTGCAGACAAGAACCAGTCGGAGTCAGATGGCTTCTGATCGTGTGTCGCACAGGACATCTGTGTCATCGTTTGCATCTGAGCTTGATGAGCGCTTCAACATTAGCCGTGGTCATGGCGTCTATCCAGACGACATCACACCTCCTACAGATCCACGCATGATACAGGCTATCACACAGACCATGATTGGAGAGTACTTGTGGAAGTATACACGCAAAGCAGGCCGCAGCGAAACGTCCAATACCCGCCACAGACGCTTCTTCTGGGTGCATCCATACACCAGGACTCTCTACTGGAGTGAACAAGATCCAAGCACGGCTGGCAAGAATATGCTAAAAGCGAAGAGCGTCGCCATTGACTCTGTACGAGTGATCACCGATGACAACGCCTACCCGCCTGGCTTACACAGAAAGTCGCTCGTCGTGGTCACCCCTGGCCGTGAAATCGTCTTTACTGCCCCGACTGCGCAGCGTCACGAGACATGGTTCAATGCTTTGTCGTATCTTCTGCTGAGGACGGACAAGGAAAAGGGCGAGGCGCAAGACACATTTGACGAGAGCGATTTGGACGAGTTCAGACCTGGACTCGGCAGATCTGTCAGCAGGAGTATAAGTAAAATGACTGGGCAGCAACGAAGCTCGAGTCGACAAAGTCGCGACCGAGCCAGTCTGAGCAGCTACAACAGCCGCACAACGAGGAACACGAGCCCTCGTCGGCACGACGCTAACCGAACACTGACGAATCGGCACGGGACAGTAACGCAGCAAGCGAAAACCCTACAGCCGCCGACATTTAACAACGGCTTAACAAGCACTGTCTCGAACAACTCTCGCCAGTCATCGGGAAGCGTCGGAGGTCGCTTCACATCCCTTACAAGTCGCTTTCGGCCATCAAGCAGCGGCCGTTCAGGATCCGCATTGTCTCACCGCAGAGACAACTTCGATCCTGCTTCGATCTATGATGCTAGTGTTGccgccgatagcgccgaaGACCTCCGAGCAGTCATAGAGCAGCAGGACAAGCAGGCTGATCGGTTGGAGGACGTGAGGGCGTGCTGCGATG GTCGCCATAATGTAGGCTCGCTGTCCCGTGCCAACGGTAGACACAGCCACGGGCATCACTCACACTCACATCGTTGA
- a CDS encoding Pre-mRNA-splicing factor cwc24, whose amino-acid sequence MADVAAPVFKKRANKGSNIRKRPATPPPEESGSDSDYTDDEAGVRIKRRKKEGVTVGTGPKRQANFNKNTNFEADRSKTIADNEDATKASNWYTDAALAAKDAPSTTVSKTETVVPGATDGKYQGTAKYSTFIQKHPDHEKKVGPVKAPTNVRAITVTDFAPDVCKDYKQTGFCGFGDSCKFLHAREDYKQGWQLDKEWEKVGSKKDKPGQNGKEDTSDMTEEEKMLMEIPFACIICKESYKNPVVTKCGHYFCEKCAMGRYMKEKRKTCANCGADTGGSFGIAKKLKGLLEKKKKREEERAEKEANEGDDDA is encoded by the coding sequence ATGGCAGACGTAGCGGCGCCAGTCTTCAAGAAGCGCGCCAACAAGGGCTCCAACATCCGCAAGCGACCGGCGACACCACCACCCGAAGAATCTGGCTCGGACTCAGACTACACAGACGATGAAGCAGGTGTCAGGATAAAGCGTCGCAAGAAGGAGGGCGTCACGGTCGGCACTGGACCAAAGCGCCAGGCCAACTTCAACAAGAACACAAATTTCGAGGCCGATCGATCAAAGACGATAGCCGACAACGAGGATGCGACGAAAGCTTCGAATTGGTACACGGACGCCGCGCTGGCCGCGAAGGATGCCCCATCCACGACTGTCAGCAAGACGGAGACGGTAGTGCCTGGTGCAACAGATGGCAAATACCAAGGGACCGCCAAGTACTCGACATTCATTCAGAAGCATCCCGACCACGAAAAGAAAGTAGGGCCAGTAAAAGCGCCGACCAACGTGCGGGCCATCACAGTGACAGACTTTGCGCCAGATGTGTGTAAAGACTACAAACAGACCGGATTCTGTGGCTTTGGCGACAGCTGTAAGTTCCTGCACGCGCGAGAAGACTACAAGCAAGGCTGGCAGCTCGACAAGGAATGGGAGAAAGTGGGCAGCAAGAAGGACAAGCCGGGGCAGAACGGCAAAGAGGACACCAGCGATATGACGGAAGAGGAGAAGATGCTGATGGAGATTCCGTTCGCATGCATAATTTGCAAAGAGAGCTATAAGAACCCGGTGGTGACGAAGTGCGGGCACTACTTTTGTGAGAAGTGTGCTATGGGCCGGTATATGAAGGAGAAGAGGAAGACGTGCGCGAATTGCGGTGCAGATACAGGCGGCAGCTTCGGCATAGCGAAGAAGCTGAAAGGGTTGttggagaagaagaagaagaggGAAGAAGAAAGGGCAGAGAAGGAGGCGAATGAGGGAGACGATGATGCATGA
- a CDS encoding putative beta-galactosidase C, with product MQGGLAAGFSAWLNRELVGYNPGNATATKVSSLLDLSTATLYNSSNVLTVVTDYTGHDQTSTGPAGVENPRGVMGATLLNANSTATFTQWKIQGNAGGSSNIDPVRGPLNEDGLCGTRLGWHLPGFDTSGAAWSDGSLLTGLNKSGINWYVSTFDLNLDENLDVPLGIELGAPEGTVASVQLYMNGYQYGKYIPQIGPQTRFPIPPGVINNRGTNTLAVALWAQTDAGAKLSNAELFAYGQYQTGFNFNQDWSELQPRWTEDRLQYA from the exons ATGCAAGGAGGTTTAGCAGCGGGCTTCAGCGCATGGCTCAATCGAGAGCTTGTGGGATACAACCCTGGCAACGCAACAGCCACCAAAGTCTCCTCACTACTTGACCTCAGCACAGCAACGCTGTATAACTCCAGCAATGTCCTAACAGTCGTGACAGACTACACCGGTCACGACCAAACGAGCACCGGACCAGCCGGGGTAGAGAATCCTCGCGGCGTCATGGGCGCTACGCTTCTCAACGCCAACTCGACAGCGACCTTCACACAGTGGAAGATCCAAGGCAACGCTGGTGGGAGCAGTAACATCGATCCTGTGCGAGGCCCTCTGAATGAGGATGGCTTGTGTGGCACGCGACTAGGCTGGCATCTACCGGGCTTCGATACTTCTGGTGCAGCTTGGTCAGATGGCTCGCTGCTGACTGGGTTGAACAAGAGCGGCATTAACTGGTACGTCTCGACCTTCGACCTGAATCTGGACGAGAATCTGGACGTACCGCTTGGCATTGAATTGGGTGCGCCCGAAGGAACCGTTGCGAGCGTACAGCTGTACATGAACGGGTATCAGT ATGGCAAGTACATACCACAAATTGGACCTCAGACCAGGTTCCCAATCCCACCCGGGGTCATTAACAACCGCGGCACCAACACTCTCGCCGTAGCGTTATGGGCACAGACAGATGCTGGAGCGAAACTGTCGAACGCTGAGTTGTTTGCCTATGGCCAGTACCAGACCGGCTTCAACTTCAATCAGGATTGGAGCGAACTACAGCCTAGGTGGACAGAGGATAGGCTACAGTATGCGTAG
- a CDS encoding putative beta-galactosidase C, with protein MHDDGNAVIVKLPLRRVFIFSGEFHYERLPVPELWRDVLEKYKANGLNAVSVYFFWSYHSARQGEFDFTSPGKVLERSWKGPGKDIQRLLDIAKEVGLYVIARPGPYCNAETDGGALAVWGSDGSLGSIRTSDETYHQAWLPWMNAVNEILSKNQIDDGGPIILYQIENELQETRHEANDTLILYMEQIEEATREAGIIVPFTSNGKGMRSQSWSTDYQDVGGAVDIDGLDSYPGGLSCTNINSGFNLPESMPEFEAGRFSAWAGDFYDQCLAEHDPAFADIDYKNNIGQRVTLQNLYMANNITSHLGNLAAPVVYTSYDYSAPLRETREVQLKFKQTKLIGLFTRVSQDLRKTIMVSNGTKNAASSADVFSWVLRHPENQAGFYTFQHNTSSSRAVTTFEAYLDTSLGSVTVPNLQLNGRQSKIVTTDYHFANHTLLYSSADILAWGTFGGSEVLVMYADVGQTSEFAWKTSGGNATFRTYGTAKLSPQRRTTATNSSTLTSYAYTQTAGSTVVVFDNGVTVYLLDTETAKNFFAPPLSSDPIVSPEQQVFVLGPYNVRSASLDGGTINLTGDNANATALEVFVGTEAASVTWNGKPVDTERTAYGALRATLPGAEDRTISLPELSWRTADSLPELRRDYDDSRWTVCNHTTTKCPVAPLTLPVLFSSDYGYYAGIKIYRG; from the exons ATGCATGATGATGGAAATGCAGTCATCGTCAAATTGCCCTTGAGG AGGGTCTTCATCTTCAGTGGAGAGTTCCACTACGAGCGGCTACCAGTACCTGAGCTCTGGCGCGATGTGCTGGAGAAGTACAAAGCAAATGGCTTGAACGCCGTATCT GTGTACTTCTTCTGGAGCTACCACAGTGCTC GACAAGGCGAGTTCGACTTTACTTCTCCTGGAAAGGTCCTGGAAAGGTCCTGGAAAGGTCCTGGAAAGGATATCCAGAGGCTTCTCGACATTGCGAAGGAGGTCGGACTCTATGTGATCGCCAGGCCAGGACCTTACTGCAATGCCGAGACCGATGGAGGGGCTCTCGCCGTGTGGGGCTCCGATG GTAGTCTGGGGTCTATCCGAACGTCCGATGAAACGTATCACCAGGCGTGGCTCCCCTGGATGAATGCCGTTAACGAGATTCTGTCAAAGAATCAGATTGATGACGGTGGGCCAATCATTCTGTATCAGATCGAGAATGAGCTGCAGGAGACTAGACACGAAGCCAACGACACCCTCATTTTGTACATGGAACAGATCGAAGAGGCTACACGAGAGGCAGGAATTATTGTTCCCTTCACGTCAAATGGAAAAGGCATGCGATCTCAGAG CTGGTCCACAGATTACCAGGACGTCGGCGGTGCGGTTGATATCGATGGCCTAGACAGCTACCCGGGTGGCCTAAGCTGCACCAACATCAACAGCGGCTTCAACCTT CCAGAGAGCATGCCTGAGTTCGAGGCTGGCCGGTTCTCCGCGTGGGCCGGTGACTTCTACGATCAGTGCCTAGCAGAGCACGATCCTGCATTCGCGGATATCGACTACAAGAACAACATTGGCCAACGTGTGACTCTACAGAACCTCTACATGGCAA ACAACATCACATCGCATCTCG GAAACCTTGCAGCACCGGTAGTGTACACAAGCTACGACTACTCTGCCCCGCTTCGAGAGACGAGAGAGGTGCAACTCAAGTTCAAGCAGACCAAGTTGATAGGTCTGTTCACCCGAGTGTCCCAGGACCTCCGTAAGACCATCATGGTGAGCAATGGCACGAAGAATGCTGCCTCCTCCGCAGACGTCTTCTCGTGGGTATTGAGGCACCCCGAGAACCAAGCTGGGTTCTATACTTTCCAGCACAATACCTCCTCGTCGAGAGCGGTCACTACCTTCGAAGCCTATCTGGATACCTCACTTGGTAGCGTTACGGTGCCCAACCTGCAGCTCAATGGCCGGCAAAGCAAGATTGTAACCACAGACTACCACTTTGCCAACCACACCTTACTTTACTCGAGCGCCGACATTCTCGCCTGGGGCACTTTTGGTGGGTCTGAGGTACTGGTCATGTATGCCGACGTTGGACAGACTAGCGAATTTGCCTGGAAGACATCTGGAGGCAACGCGACATTTCGGACGTATGGTACAGCAAAACTTAGCCCGCAGCGAAGGACAACGGCCACGAACTCTTCAACGCTCACCAGCTATGCGTATACGCAGACTGCTGGGTCTACAGTCGTCGTCTTCGACAATGGAGTTACTGTGTACTTGCTGGACACCGAGACTGCTAAGAACTTCTTTGCCCCGCCGCTGTCTTCTGATCCTATCGTGTCACCTGAGCAACAGGTGTTTGTACTCGGGCCGTACAATGTCCGCAGTGCTTCGCTAGATGGTGGCACAATCAACTTGACTGGCGACAACGCCAATGCTACAGCGCTCGAAGTGTTCGTAGGAACAGAAGCCGCTTCGGTCACCTGGAATGGCAAACCAGTGGACACTGAACGTACAGCCTATGGTGCCTTGCGAGCTACCTTACCAGGAGCAGAAGACCGCACGATCAGCCTTCCTGAATTGTCATGGCGGACTGCCGACTCGTTACCCGAACTACGACGTGACTACGACGACTCACGTTGGACTGTCTGTAACCACACAACCACAAAGTGTCCAGTAGCACCTCTGACATTACCTGTTCTGTTCTCCTCTGACTACGGATACTATGCTGGTATCAAGATTTACAGAGGCTAA